TGGGCATACCTATCAGTTTATCAACAGCAATAGCGCCGTCCTTGTATTCTGACATGTCAAGCCTTATCATCTTATTTTCATCACCGAATAAAAACTCAGCCAGTGATCTTGCCAGTTCTGTCTTTCCTACACCTGTTGGACCAAGGAAGAGAAATACACCGTCAGGACGGCAGAAGTTCTCTTTTAAAGGACCTTTATTCAACCGCATTCTTCTAGCAAGACTTTCTATTGCCTTCTTCTGTCCAACAAGCCTTTTTGCTATGACATCTTCCATATTTCTGAACCTTGCTGTGGTATCCCTGAATATCATATCAATAGGAATTTTTGTCTCCTGTGATATGACCTCTGTCACATCATCCGCAGTTACCACTTTGTTAGTCCTGTTTATCTCCACCTTCACACATGCAGTATCAAGCCAGCCTATTACCTTGTCAGGCATATGGAGACTCCTCATATACCTCTTTGACATATCAATTGCAGTATCAACAGCACTGTCATCTATTATAACAGGATAGTTCTTTTCAAGTCTTCCCCTTAGTCCATGAATTATCTGTCTGGTATCATCTGCAGAAGGCTCATCCACATGCACTATCCTGAACCTCCGTGCCAGCGCCTCGTCCTCTGCAATGTATTCCTTGTATTCAACAGCAGTTGTTGCACCTATAATCTGCACCTCACCTCTGGCAAGTGTTGCCTTGAATATATTCGCTGCATCAGAAGGGACACCCATTGCAGAACCTGCACCGATAAGTGTATGCGCCTCATCAATAAAAAGAATCAGATTTTTTCTATCTTTAAGTTCCTTGATTATCTTTTCAATCCTGTCTTCAAACATGCCCCTGAATATGGTGCCGGCAACAACAGAGTTCATCTGGAGGTTGACAATCTGCTTATTCCTGAGTCTTTTTGGCACATCATGAGGCTGTAGTTCAATCTTCCTTGCCAGCCCTTCAACAACAGCAGTCTTGCCAACACCGGGTTCGCCTATAACCATGACAGAGTTACTCCTCTCCACATGGCAGAGTATTTCCATCACCTGTGTTATCTCTTTTTCTCTGCCTATTATAGGCGGCAGTCTGTCGTAATGGGCAAGTTTGTTAAGATTTACTGCAAAATGTCTCAGATTAGGAGGGAGTTCAAACTTCTTTTTAAAATCTTCTTCAACTTCTTCTATACTCCTAATCCTGATATTAACAGCCCGTATAACACTTTCTGGCTCTATGCCAAAACCCCTGAATATCTTTACTGGTAGTGAATTGGTATCCATGAATATAGCGGCAAAGAGATCTGTTGAATCTATAACATCCCTGTCCCATCTCTGTGCCTCTTCCCATGCAAGTTTAAATAATGTTTTTGTGGCAGGAGGCACCTTAAGCCCAACACCAACATACTGACGACTAATATTCAAATGTTCGTTAACAAAAGAGAGAATCTGCTTTGCATCAAGATTTAAGTCTGTCAGAAGTTCGTGGAAAAAGACTGTTTCAATGTTAGCAAATGAGATGAATATATGCTCAACACCAAGATAATAGTGCTGCCGTTTCTGTGACTGCTGAATGGAATCATCAAGGAGTCTTGATGCTGTGGGTGTAAGTCTTTCTCTTATGCCTTCTATCTCAAACATTGCCGTAAACCTGTCATCCTGTGCCGGTGCGTGGATTATACGGATGAACCTTTTGAAACTCCTTTAATAAATCAGATGCCCTCTGATTTAAATCTCTCGGCGCAATAATTTTGATAATAACATATTGATCGCCTCTTGTCTTTGTTTTTTTATCTTCAATCCCCTTTCCTTTTAATCTTAATTTCTGTCCTGCTGATGTGCCGGGAGGGATGGTTAAGAGTGTCATACCATCCATTGTTGGTATGCTTATCTTTGTGCCAAGACTTGCTTCAATTATTGTAATAGCTAGGTCAAGATATATATCAAACCCTTTTCTTGTAAAATACGGGTGCGGCTCTACATTTGTGATAATATAAAGGTCGCCGGGTTTTCCGCCCTTTATACCAGGACTTCCTTTTCCTGTAATCTTTACCTTTGAGCCGTCATCAACACCAGGGGGTATCCTAACTGTTATCAATTCTTTATCAGTAATAGGCACCTTAATCTCAGTTCCCCTAACAGCGTCTTCAAAACGAATTTTTACCCTGTATTCTACATCACTGCCATCCCTTGTTCCTCTCCATCTATTTGTCTTTCTGGTAAATATGTCACCAAATATATCTTCAATGCCGCCTACATCAAAGTTTACATCCCCTATATTAAAACCACCGGTGGATGTATATGTGTGCCCACCCTCAAAACCTGATTCAAATGGGAATGCCCCCATCCTGTCATACTGTGCCCTT
This genomic interval from Deltaproteobacteria bacterium contains the following:
- a CDS encoding ATP-dependent Clp protease ATP-binding subunit, with amino-acid sequence MFEIEGIRERLTPTASRLLDDSIQQSQKRQHYYLGVEHIFISFANIETVFFHELLTDLNLDAKQILSFVNEHLNISRQYVGVGLKVPPATKTLFKLAWEEAQRWDRDVIDSTDLFAAIFMDTNSLPVKIFRGFGIEPESVIRAVNIRIRSIEEVEEDFKKKFELPPNLRHFAVNLNKLAHYDRLPPIIGREKEITQVMEILCHVERSNSVMVIGEPGVGKTAVVEGLARKIELQPHDVPKRLRNKQIVNLQMNSVVAGTIFRGMFEDRIEKIIKELKDRKNLILFIDEAHTLIGAGSAMGVPSDAANIFKATLARGEVQIIGATTAVEYKEYIAEDEALARRFRIVHVDEPSADDTRQIIHGLRGRLEKNYPVIIDDSAVDTAIDMSKRYMRSLHMPDKVIGWLDTACVKVEINRTNKVVTADDVTEVISQETKIPIDMIFRDTTARFRNMEDVIAKRLVGQKKAIESLARRMRLNKGPLKENFCRPDGVFLFLGPTGVGKTELARSLAEFLFGDENKMIRLDMSEYKDGAIAVDKLIGMPRGIVGSERGGILTNQVRENPYSVVLFDEIEKTNPYVLNLFLQVFDEGWLTDGRGKRVYFSDTIIIMTSNLGADEFKKFTKPMGFLNNGLRVEDLKKNIMKEVENTFTPEFINRIDDTIVFSPLTRDEVREITTRYIDSLNKHLMTYNKTLHITEPAIDILVDTGYNIRYGARFLKRNIDEKVKLPITLKWKEGDIFRVDAAEEDVVVSTMNQFETVTI
- a CDS encoding DnaJ domain-containing protein encodes the protein MAKKDYYEILGVTKNAAEDEIKKSYRKLAKKYHPDVNPGNKGAEARFIEINEAYEVLSDTQKRAQYDRMGAFPFESGFEGGHTYTSTGGFNIGDVNFDVGGIEDIFGDIFTRKTNRWRGTRDGSDVEYRVKIRFEDAVRGTEIKVPITDKELITVRIPPGVDDGSKVKITGKGSPGIKGGKPGDLYIITNVEPHPYFTRKGFDIYLDLAITIIEASLGTKISIPTMDGMTLLTIPPGTSAGQKLRLKGKGIEDKKTKTRGDQYVIIKIIAPRDLNQRASDLLKEFQKVHPYNPRTGTG